The Peribacillus sp. FSL E2-0218 genome contains a region encoding:
- the ctaF gene encoding cytochrome c oxidase subunit IVB — MANEQSNSANPNVDLKYRRKKNAEEMKHQVITFVLMIFFTVIAFIAVGMEEFSHWFIKPVILLLAVIQVVFQLYYFMHMKHKGHGTISLFLFSGLAVGLITVLVFTTIVWL, encoded by the coding sequence ATGGCGAATGAACAATCAAATTCAGCGAACCCGAATGTCGATTTAAAATATCGCCGAAAGAAAAACGCTGAAGAGATGAAACATCAAGTGATTACATTTGTATTAATGATTTTCTTTACAGTCATTGCCTTCATCGCAGTGGGAATGGAAGAGTTTTCACATTGGTTCATCAAACCGGTCATTTTACTGCTAGCGGTCATCCAAGTGGTGTTCCAATTGTATTATTTCATGCATATGAAGCACAAAGGTCATGGGACGATCTCTTTGTTTTTATTCTCTGGCCTGGCGGTCGGCTTAATTACGGTCCTCGTTTTCACAACGATCGTTTGGTTATAA
- the coxB gene encoding cytochrome c oxidase subunit II — protein MKKRLHKWRLFALLGIVGLVLSGCGEPYLSALRPAGDVAQSQFDLLILSTLIMVLVIIVVIVLFVVVLLRFRRKKGDETIPKQIEGSHKLEIIWTVIPILLLIVLAVPTVVTTFDLADTKAMDKKDKDGKTKDALVVNVRANLYWWEFEYPDLGVVTSQDLVVPTDQKVYFNLTASDVKHSFWIPAAGGKMDTNTDGVNKFYLEFDSKKAEDSNNLFYGKCAELCGPSHALMDFKVVPKSKSDFEAWAKDMKSVKEPVVEGDAAKQGEAVFNKSCIGCHAVTPNDSRPEAARQAPNLATFGERQKIAGVLDHTEANVKNWIKDPEKYKPGNTMTGTYGELSDSDIDALAAYLLQLKVEEK, from the coding sequence ATGAAAAAAAGGCTGCACAAATGGCGCCTGTTTGCTCTGCTGGGTATTGTAGGGCTTGTCCTTTCGGGCTGCGGCGAACCATATCTATCCGCACTGAGGCCAGCTGGCGATGTTGCACAATCTCAGTTTGACTTACTGATATTGAGTACACTAATCATGGTATTGGTTATTATTGTAGTGATTGTTTTGTTCGTTGTAGTTTTACTGCGCTTCCGTCGGAAGAAAGGCGACGAAACAATACCGAAACAAATTGAAGGAAGTCATAAACTCGAAATCATCTGGACTGTCATTCCTATCCTTCTTTTAATTGTTCTGGCTGTACCAACCGTCGTCACGACCTTCGACCTGGCTGACACAAAGGCGATGGATAAGAAAGATAAGGATGGAAAAACGAAGGATGCGCTCGTGGTGAATGTTAGGGCTAACCTTTATTGGTGGGAGTTTGAATATCCAGACCTAGGCGTTGTAACAAGTCAGGATTTGGTTGTCCCAACCGATCAAAAAGTCTATTTCAATCTGACTGCTTCGGATGTCAAGCATTCATTCTGGATACCGGCCGCCGGCGGGAAAATGGATACGAATACGGATGGAGTCAATAAGTTTTACTTAGAATTCGATAGTAAAAAAGCAGAAGATTCTAATAATTTATTTTACGGGAAATGTGCTGAGCTTTGCGGTCCTTCCCACGCATTGATGGATTTCAAGGTTGTCCCGAAGTCAAAAAGCGACTTTGAAGCATGGGCAAAAGATATGAAATCCGTAAAGGAACCTGTCGTGGAAGGGGATGCAGCCAAGCAGGGAGAAGCTGTGTTCAACAAAAGCTGCATTGGTTGCCATGCAGTGACTCCAAATGATAGCAGACCTGAAGCTGCTCGTCAGGCACCTAATCTGGCTACGTTCGGTGAACGTCAAAAAATAGCGGGCGTTTTGGATCACACGGAAGCAAATGTGAAGAATTGGATCAAAGACCCTGAGAAGTATAAACCGGGCAACACGATGACCGGTACTTACGGTGAACTTTCAGATTCAGATATTGATGCGCTGGCAGCTTATCTATTACAGCTTAAGGTGGAAGAAAAATAG
- a CDS encoding heme A synthase produces MKSSLKWFAVLTTIVMLFILLGGALVTKTDSGMGCGRSWPLCNGQLIPDKITLELVIELSHRLVSGAGGFLVLLLSYMSWREIGHIREARFLSVLSFSFLLLQGLIGAAAVLWSQSDFVLALHFGISLISFASVFLLTLLIFEVDKKFEAEKLIVDKRMKFHITGVLAFSLFVVYTGALVRHTESSLICKDWPLCINDSPALPSNLYEWVQMGHRAIAGTIFLWVSYVTYIAHKYYKNQKVIYGGWIAAFILVFLQVTAGAFIIFSRQNLYIALSHALFIACFFGVMSYLMLLTSRSKKNALAKLKGSSPNTVNVHNEHDITPTLPAR; encoded by the coding sequence GTGAAATCGTCTCTTAAATGGTTTGCTGTTTTAACTACGATTGTAATGCTATTCATCTTACTGGGTGGAGCTCTAGTCACCAAGACGGATTCCGGAATGGGATGCGGCAGGTCCTGGCCATTGTGCAACGGCCAGCTGATTCCTGACAAAATCACGCTTGAATTGGTCATTGAGCTTTCCCATCGCCTCGTTTCAGGTGCAGGAGGTTTCTTGGTTTTATTATTGTCGTATATGTCTTGGCGGGAAATTGGCCATATTCGGGAAGCGCGTTTTTTATCCGTCCTTTCTTTTAGCTTCCTGTTGCTGCAAGGGTTGATAGGAGCCGCTGCCGTCCTTTGGTCGCAATCCGATTTTGTTCTCGCCCTCCATTTTGGCATATCGCTGATTTCCTTCGCATCCGTCTTTTTATTGACGCTGTTGATTTTTGAAGTGGACAAGAAGTTCGAAGCCGAAAAACTTATCGTTGATAAACGGATGAAATTCCATATCACCGGAGTATTGGCTTTCAGTCTATTTGTCGTGTATACGGGGGCCCTTGTAAGGCATACGGAATCCAGCCTGATTTGTAAGGATTGGCCTTTATGCATTAATGACAGCCCCGCGCTCCCCTCCAATCTATATGAATGGGTTCAAATGGGGCACCGCGCAATCGCCGGCACGATATTCCTGTGGGTATCTTATGTGACTTATATTGCACATAAATATTACAAAAATCAAAAAGTGATATACGGCGGATGGATTGCTGCATTCATTCTTGTTTTTCTGCAAGTTACCGCCGGTGCATTCATCATTTTCTCAAGGCAGAACCTATACATCGCATTATCGCACGCCTTGTTCATCGCCTGCTTTTTTGGTGTCATGAGCTATTTGATGCTGCTGACATCCAGAAGCAAGAAAAATGCTTTAGCCAAGCTGAAAGGGAGCTCCCCAAACACAGTCAACGTGCATAATGAACACGATATAACGCCGACGTTACCCGCTCGTTAA
- a CDS encoding DUF420 domain-containing protein: MLMSLPILPTISTAFIVLSAITVAIGWYQIKQRKIETHKKTMMVAAVFAVIFFAIYLSRTVFIGSTSFGGPDDIKIYYTIFLIFHITLATTGAVLGIIMLTTGFKGNFAIHKKIGPTTSIIWFFTGITGVAVYILLYVIYHGGETTSLIKAILGF, encoded by the coding sequence ATTCTTATGTCTTTACCAATCCTTCCAACGATAAGTACAGCCTTCATTGTATTAAGTGCCATCACTGTTGCAATAGGCTGGTATCAAATTAAACAACGTAAAATCGAGACCCATAAAAAAACGATGATGGTAGCTGCCGTCTTTGCGGTGATCTTTTTCGCCATCTATCTCTCTAGAACGGTGTTCATCGGCAGTACGTCATTTGGCGGACCGGATGACATTAAAATTTACTATACGATCTTTTTGATCTTTCACATCACGCTTGCCACAACCGGAGCTGTCTTGGGAATCATCATGCTTACCACTGGATTTAAAGGGAATTTTGCCATTCATAAAAAAATTGGGCCTACGACAAGCATCATCTGGTTTTTCACCGGGATTACGGGAGTGGCCGTTTACATCCTGCTTTATGTCATTTATCATGGCGGAGAGACGACCTCTTTAATAAAGGCGATCCTAGGATTTTAA
- the ctaD gene encoding cytochrome c oxidase subunit I: MSTYANKKGFGATIWDYLTTVDHKKIAILYLISGGLFFVIGGLEAMFIRIQLAIPNNDFVSAGFYNEILTMHGTTMIFLAAMPLVFALMNAVVPLQIGARDVAFPFLNSLGFWLFFFGGVFLNLSWFLGGAPDAGWTSYASLSMHSAGHGIDFYVLGLQLSGFGSLIAGINFLVTIINMRTPGMTYMRMPLFTWSTFVVSALILFAFPPLTVGLVLMMFDRMFGSNFFDVAAGGNTIIWEHLFWIFGHPEVYILILPAFGIFSEIFATFSRKRLFGYSSMVFATVLIGFLGFMVWAHHMFTTGLGPIANAIFAVATMAIAVPTGIKIFNWIFTMWGGSVRFTVPMLYAVAFIPTFTMGGVTGIMLASAPADYQYHDSYFVVAHFHYVIVGGVVLGLLAGINFYWPKMFGTMLSEKLGQITFWTFLIGFHLTFFIQHFLGLMGMPRRVFTFLDNQGLNTGNMISTVGAFLMAFGVLVMVINIIITAVKNEKVGNDPWGDGRTLEWAIPSPPPFYNFKQLPLVRGLDAYWVEKMEGKKEMTPAEPLGDIHMPNSSFLPVTIAFGLFVAAFGALYHMDDKSWTLPIIIVGLLITFGSMLIRSVKDDHGYHIHKEDLMDDSDKGGKA, translated from the coding sequence GTGAGTACGTACGCTAATAAAAAAGGATTTGGCGCTACGATTTGGGATTATTTGACGACGGTGGACCATAAGAAAATCGCCATATTATATCTTATCTCTGGCGGGCTATTCTTTGTAATCGGCGGTTTGGAAGCGATGTTTATCCGTATCCAACTTGCAATCCCAAATAATGATTTCGTAAGTGCCGGTTTTTATAATGAAATTTTGACGATGCACGGTACTACCATGATATTTCTGGCGGCGATGCCATTGGTATTCGCTCTTATGAATGCGGTCGTACCGTTACAGATAGGGGCTCGTGATGTCGCGTTCCCATTTTTGAACTCGTTAGGCTTTTGGTTATTCTTCTTCGGAGGAGTCTTTTTGAACCTTTCCTGGTTTTTAGGAGGGGCGCCTGATGCAGGCTGGACGTCATATGCATCGCTATCCATGCACTCTGCGGGGCATGGCATTGATTTTTATGTCCTCGGGTTACAGTTATCGGGTTTTGGATCACTAATAGCGGGGATCAATTTCCTTGTTACCATCATTAACATGCGTACACCAGGTATGACCTATATGCGTATGCCGCTGTTTACGTGGTCAACTTTCGTCGTTTCTGCATTGATATTATTCGCTTTTCCTCCGCTTACAGTTGGATTGGTGCTAATGATGTTCGATCGGATGTTCGGCTCGAATTTCTTCGATGTCGCAGCAGGAGGAAATACCATCATTTGGGAGCATTTATTTTGGATATTCGGTCACCCTGAGGTATATATCCTGATCCTCCCTGCATTCGGGATTTTTTCGGAAATATTTGCCACGTTCTCCAGAAAAAGATTGTTCGGTTACTCTTCGATGGTATTTGCAACCGTTTTAATCGGCTTCCTTGGTTTCATGGTATGGGCCCACCATATGTTCACCACTGGTTTGGGACCTATCGCAAACGCGATCTTTGCTGTGGCTACCATGGCCATCGCGGTACCGACCGGTATCAAGATTTTCAACTGGATCTTTACGATGTGGGGCGGAAGTGTCAGGTTCACGGTACCGATGCTATATGCGGTTGCCTTTATTCCTACTTTCACAATGGGTGGCGTGACAGGTATCATGCTCGCATCAGCTCCAGCCGATTATCAATACCATGATAGCTATTTCGTTGTTGCCCATTTCCACTATGTCATTGTCGGTGGGGTAGTCTTGGGTTTACTGGCAGGAATCAATTTTTATTGGCCGAAAATGTTTGGAACGATGTTAAGTGAAAAATTGGGGCAAATCACATTTTGGACATTCTTGATCGGATTCCACTTAACATTCTTCATTCAACATTTCCTAGGTCTTATGGGTATGCCTCGTCGCGTATTTACGTTCTTGGACAATCAAGGCCTCAATACAGGCAATATGATCAGTACCGTCGGAGCCTTCTTGATGGCATTTGGTGTTTTGGTCATGGTCATCAATATCATCATCACGGCCGTGAAAAATGAAAAAGTTGGCAATGATCCTTGGGGAGATGGGCGGACGCTCGAGTGGGCGATTCCTTCACCGCCGCCGTTTTACAATTTCAAGCAACTGCCGCTTGTTCGCGGTTTAGATGCTTACTGGGTTGAAAAGATGGAAGGCAAAAAGGAAATGACACCTGCAGAACCTCTAGGGGATATCCATATGCCGAATTCGTCCTTTCTGCCGGTGACGATTGCATTCGGTTTATTTGTAGCCGCCTTCGGAGCTTTATATCATATGGATGACAAGTCTTGGACATTGCCGATTATCATTGTCGGACTTTTAATCACATTCGGTTCAATGTTGATCCGTTCCGTTAAAGATGATCATGGATACCATATTCATAAAGAAGACCTGATGGACGATTCTGACAAGGGAGGTAAGGCATAA
- the ctaG gene encoding cytochrome c oxidase assembly factor CtaG, giving the protein MSIDIFGFRALWSPYYFAALVLITVGYFWLMTKKRGRFSGGTSLTGRQITYFLVAMILLYTVKGSPLDLLSHIMFSAHMFQMALLYLVIPPLFIIAIPDWVWRSFIDSRGVHGFFHFFTRPLFALLLFNVLFSLYHIPLVFDFIKTGMWIHAGYTVLLFATAILMWFPLVNQLAEHESLSGVKKVAYIFGSGILMTPACALIIFANAPLYDTFTNAESWASAMELCVPASALSNLTLSGPEMFNGLPLLEDQQLGGVLMKVIQEIVLGYVLGVIFFAWFKKENGGQNDIDPIPVDFQTVK; this is encoded by the coding sequence TTGTCTATTGATATTTTTGGATTTCGTGCATTATGGAGTCCTTACTATTTTGCGGCCCTCGTACTTATAACCGTAGGCTATTTTTGGCTGATGACAAAGAAAAGGGGACGGTTTTCGGGCGGTACATCGCTTACCGGCAGGCAAATCACCTATTTTTTAGTGGCCATGATTCTTTTATATACTGTGAAGGGGTCGCCGCTAGATTTGTTGAGCCATATCATGTTCAGCGCCCATATGTTCCAGATGGCTTTGCTCTATCTTGTGATTCCCCCTTTATTCATCATTGCAATCCCGGATTGGGTTTGGAGATCTTTCATAGATTCAAGGGGAGTGCATGGTTTTTTTCATTTTTTTACTAGGCCTCTATTTGCCCTTTTACTATTCAATGTTCTGTTCTCGTTATACCATATTCCATTAGTGTTCGATTTCATTAAAACGGGAATGTGGATACATGCGGGGTACACGGTGCTTTTGTTTGCGACTGCCATTCTGATGTGGTTCCCGCTTGTCAATCAATTAGCAGAACACGAGAGCCTCTCAGGTGTGAAAAAGGTGGCTTATATTTTCGGGAGTGGGATCTTAATGACCCCGGCTTGTGCATTGATCATTTTTGCTAACGCACCTTTGTATGATACGTTTACGAACGCGGAATCTTGGGCGAGCGCGATGGAGCTTTGCGTACCTGCATCAGCACTGTCCAACTTAACGCTCAGTGGTCCGGAAATGTTCAATGGATTGCCCTTGCTTGAGGATCAGCAGCTTGGCGGAGTTCTGATGAAGGTGATTCAGGAAATCGTGTTGGGCTATGTTTTAGGTGTCATTTTCTTTGCTTGGTTCAAAAAAGAGAATGGCGGGCAAAACGATATCGATCCGATCCCGGTGGATTTTCAGACGGTCAAATAG
- a CDS encoding cytochrome (ubi)quinol oxidase subunit III, translated as MHTDERFTDATWPASPEKATLEGKNKYLGFWLFLGGETVLFASLFATYLALKDKVPNGEAALAKDLFELPLTFVATMLLLTSSLTSVYAMYHMKNNHFKQMQAWLVITIALGFGFLGLEIYEFNHYVHEFHHTFTSSAFGSAFYTLVGFHGGHVAFGLMWFITLMVRNARRGLNLYNAPKFYIASLYWHFIDVVWVFIFTVVYLMGMVG; from the coding sequence ATGCACACAGATGAAAGATTCACGGATGCCACTTGGCCTGCCTCTCCCGAGAAAGCAACTCTCGAAGGGAAAAATAAGTATTTGGGATTCTGGTTGTTTCTCGGTGGAGAGACGGTGTTATTCGCCTCACTATTTGCAACTTACCTTGCCTTAAAGGATAAGGTACCGAATGGTGAAGCAGCCTTGGCAAAAGATTTGTTTGAATTGCCACTCACTTTTGTGGCGACGATGCTGCTATTGACCAGTTCGTTAACAAGTGTATATGCGATGTACCATATGAAAAACAACCATTTCAAACAAATGCAAGCCTGGCTTGTCATAACGATTGCGCTTGGTTTCGGCTTTCTAGGCCTTGAAATTTATGAATTTAATCACTATGTTCATGAGTTTCATCATACATTCACAAGTAGCGCATTCGGCTCGGCTTTCTATACGTTGGTCGGATTTCACGGGGGGCACGTTGCGTTTGGTCTGATGTGGTTCATAACCCTTATGGTGCGAAATGCAAGGAGGGGCCTTAATTTGTACAATGCCCCTAAATTTTATATTGCGAGTCTTTATTGGCATTTCATTGACGTGGTCTGGGTATTTATCTTTACAGTCGTATACTTAATGGGAATGGTGGGATAA
- the pyc gene encoding pyruvate carboxylase: MGKRIEKVLAANRGEIAIRIFRACTELDIHTVAIYSKEDYGSYHRYKADEAYLVGEGKKPIDAYLDIEGIIEIAKMSGVDAIHPGYGFLSENIEFAKRCEEEGIIFIGPELRHLDMFGDKVKARTQAELANIPVIPGSEGPVSSVEEVKAFGEQYGFPIIIKASLGGGGRGMRIVGKIEEVEEAYDRAKSEAKAAFGNDEVYVERFIQNPKHIEVQILADTHGNIVHLYERDCSVQRRHQKVVEVAPSVSLTDQLREEICEAAVKLAKNIDYVNAGTVEFLVANGEFYFIEVNPRVQVEHTITEMITGIDIVQSQIMIAEGHDLHGKKIGIPEQAGIKTHGYAIQSRVTTEDPLNNFMPDTGKMMVYRSGGGFGVRLDAGNGFQGAVITPYYDSLLVKLSTHALSFEQAASKMVRNLKEFRIRGIKTNIPFLENVVKHEKFITGEYDTSFIDSTPELFSFPVRKDRGTKMLSYIGNVTVNGFPGVEKKKKPVFDPAPIPNVAGLPLLSGTKSILEQKGADGLVNWIKEQNEVLITDTTFRDAHQSLLATRVRSKDILDIAEPTAKLLPELFSMEMWGGATFDVAYRFLKEDPWDRLLSFRKKAPNVLLQMLLRASNAVGYKNYPDNVIREFVEKSADAGIDVFRIFDSLNWVKGMEVAIDAVRQSGKIAEAAICYTGDLNDPSRSKYNIDYYKNMAMELEHAGAHILAIKDMAGLLKPDAAYRLVSELKATTSLPIHLHTHDTSGNGIYMYAKAIEAGVDIVDTAIGSLAGLTSQPSVQTLHYALEGSSRQPKLEVDALERLGEYWGEVRKFYNDFESGMNAPHTEVYKHEMPGGQYSNLQQQAKAVGLGERWHEVKEMYQRVNAMFGDIVKVTPSSKVVGDMALFMVQNNLSEEDVLTKGKSIDFPDSVIELFEGYLGQPVGGFPKELQEVILKGKKPITVRPGELLEEVDFGALKEELFKELGRAVTDFDVLAYALYPKVFLDYNKTIELFGDVSNLDTATFLYGMRLGEEIEVEIEKGKTLIVKLVSIGQPLADGTRVVYFELNGQSREVIIKDENIKSSVISKMKADPKNKEQIGATMPGTVIRAVVEKGDQVKQGDHLIITEAMKMETTVQAPFSGTIKNIYVKDGEAISTGDLLIEITK, from the coding sequence ATGGGTAAACGTATAGAAAAAGTACTGGCGGCAAACCGTGGAGAAATTGCGATTCGGATTTTCAGGGCATGTACGGAACTGGATATTCATACAGTTGCAATCTATTCAAAGGAAGATTATGGTTCTTATCACCGTTATAAAGCGGATGAAGCCTACCTGGTCGGAGAAGGCAAAAAGCCGATTGATGCATACTTGGATATTGAAGGCATCATCGAAATCGCCAAAATGAGCGGTGTCGACGCGATTCATCCTGGTTATGGTTTCCTGTCTGAAAATATTGAATTTGCCAAACGGTGTGAAGAAGAGGGCATAATCTTCATAGGGCCGGAATTAAGACATCTTGATATGTTTGGTGACAAAGTTAAAGCAAGAACACAAGCGGAACTAGCCAATATACCGGTCATTCCTGGCAGCGAGGGCCCAGTGTCCAGCGTGGAAGAAGTCAAGGCATTTGGTGAACAATACGGTTTTCCCATTATTATCAAAGCTTCTTTAGGCGGCGGCGGGCGCGGAATGCGGATTGTCGGGAAAATCGAAGAAGTGGAAGAAGCATATGATCGTGCAAAATCAGAAGCCAAGGCAGCCTTTGGCAATGATGAAGTGTATGTAGAACGATTCATCCAAAATCCAAAACACATCGAGGTTCAGATCCTCGCTGATACGCATGGAAATATCGTCCATCTATATGAACGTGACTGTTCGGTCCAGAGGAGGCATCAAAAAGTTGTCGAAGTGGCACCTTCCGTTTCCCTCACGGATCAATTAAGGGAAGAGATTTGCGAGGCAGCAGTCAAATTGGCGAAAAATATTGACTATGTGAATGCCGGTACGGTCGAATTTCTTGTCGCCAATGGAGAATTCTACTTCATTGAAGTGAATCCAAGGGTTCAGGTTGAACATACGATCACGGAAATGATTACCGGTATCGATATCGTCCAATCGCAAATCATGATTGCCGAAGGACATGATCTTCACGGCAAAAAGATCGGAATTCCCGAACAAGCAGGAATAAAAACTCATGGGTACGCCATCCAATCACGGGTGACGACTGAGGATCCTTTGAATAACTTCATGCCCGATACCGGCAAGATGATGGTATACCGTTCAGGTGGGGGTTTTGGTGTTCGACTGGATGCGGGGAATGGATTCCAGGGAGCGGTTATCACGCCTTACTACGATTCCCTTCTTGTTAAACTCTCAACACATGCGCTTTCATTCGAGCAGGCAGCCTCTAAAATGGTACGTAACCTTAAGGAGTTCAGGATCCGCGGGATTAAAACGAATATTCCCTTCCTTGAAAATGTTGTAAAACATGAAAAATTCATAACTGGCGAATACGATACATCCTTCATTGATTCAACTCCGGAGCTTTTCAGCTTCCCGGTCAGGAAAGACCGCGGGACAAAAATGCTTTCGTATATCGGAAATGTCACCGTAAATGGTTTCCCAGGCGTCGAGAAGAAGAAAAAGCCTGTTTTCGACCCAGCCCCAATTCCTAATGTTGCTGGTTTGCCGCTTCTTTCCGGCACAAAAAGCATCCTTGAACAAAAAGGCGCAGATGGGCTCGTTAACTGGATTAAAGAGCAAAATGAGGTATTGATCACTGATACCACGTTCCGTGATGCCCATCAATCCTTATTGGCGACGAGAGTCAGGTCGAAAGATATCCTTGATATCGCCGAACCAACAGCAAAACTCCTTCCCGAATTATTTTCAATGGAAATGTGGGGCGGGGCAACGTTTGATGTAGCCTACCGATTCCTGAAAGAAGATCCATGGGACAGGCTGTTAAGCTTCAGGAAAAAGGCGCCGAATGTCCTTTTGCAAATGCTATTGCGGGCTTCGAATGCAGTAGGTTATAAAAACTACCCTGATAATGTCATTCGTGAATTCGTGGAAAAATCAGCGGATGCAGGGATCGATGTTTTCCGGATCTTCGATAGCTTAAATTGGGTCAAGGGTATGGAAGTGGCGATCGATGCAGTCCGTCAATCAGGTAAAATTGCGGAAGCGGCCATTTGTTATACAGGTGATTTGAATGACCCATCGAGAAGTAAATACAATATCGACTACTATAAAAACATGGCAATGGAATTGGAGCATGCCGGTGCCCATATTCTTGCGATCAAGGACATGGCCGGTCTCCTGAAGCCGGATGCCGCGTACCGTCTTGTTTCGGAATTGAAAGCAACGACATCGCTGCCGATTCACCTTCACACACATGATACAAGCGGAAATGGGATATACATGTATGCCAAAGCGATTGAAGCGGGTGTGGATATCGTTGATACGGCGATTGGCTCTTTAGCCGGGCTGACATCACAGCCAAGCGTGCAAACCCTTCATTATGCACTGGAAGGATCAAGCAGGCAGCCTAAATTGGAAGTAGATGCACTAGAGCGTTTAGGAGAATACTGGGGAGAAGTCCGGAAATTCTATAATGACTTCGAGAGCGGCATGAATGCCCCTCATACGGAAGTGTACAAACACGAGATGCCAGGAGGCCAATACAGTAATCTGCAGCAACAGGCTAAAGCTGTGGGACTAGGAGAACGCTGGCATGAAGTGAAAGAGATGTATCAGCGAGTGAATGCGATGTTCGGTGATATCGTTAAAGTTACTCCTTCTTCCAAAGTGGTGGGGGACATGGCTTTATTCATGGTGCAAAATAACCTATCCGAAGAAGATGTCCTGACGAAAGGCAAATCCATTGATTTCCCTGATTCGGTTATCGAGTTATTCGAGGGTTACTTGGGGCAGCCGGTTGGCGGTTTTCCGAAAGAGCTTCAGGAAGTTATCCTAAAAGGTAAGAAACCGATAACCGTAAGACCTGGAGAATTGTTGGAGGAAGTGGACTTCGGTGCCCTTAAAGAAGAACTATTCAAGGAATTGGGCCGGGCTGTCACGGATTTCGACGTGCTCGCATATGCCTTATATCCAAAAGTGTTCTTGGATTATAATAAAACCATCGAGCTGTTTGGCGATGTTTCCAATCTTGATACCGCGACTTTCTTGTATGGAATGCGATTGGGAGAAGAAATCGAGGTCGAAATTGAAAAGGGAAAAACCCTTATCGTTAAATTGGTATCAATCGGCCAACCATTGGCTGATGGAACACGGGTTGTGTACTTCGAGTTGAACGGTCAATCGCGTGAAGTGATCATAAAGGATGAAAACATAAAATCATCCGTTATCTCAAAAATGAAGGCTGATCCAAAAAATAAAGAACAAATCGGTGCGACGATGCCAGGTACGGTCATTCGTGCCGTCGTAGAAAAAGGCGATCAAGTCAAGCAGGGTGATCACCTGATCATTACCGAAGCGATGAAAATGGAAACCACCGTCCAAGCACCATTCTCTGGAACCATTAAAAATATCTATGTGAAGGATGGAGAAGCGATCAGCACAGGGGATTTATTGATTGAAATAACCAAGTAG
- the cyoE gene encoding heme o synthase, with product MSETRGLSEAVMKDSKAALQSDIPETTAWKDFLALIKVGIVNSNIITAFTGVWLALHFSGLSFLSNLDVVFYTLAGSALIMAGSCSFNNYYDRDIDHLMERTKNRPTVTGKVQPSKVLALSFGLIAAGLILLALTNMTTALLGAFGVFAYVVLYTMVFKRRFVSNTIIGSISGAVPPLIGWAAVDPGLDTIAWVLFAIMFLWQPPHFYALAMRRVEEYRAAGVPMLPVVKGFKAAKRSIMLWIICLMFIPFFLIPLGIPLVILAALLSTGWLILGINGYRKKDDVKWATSMFVYSLNYMTILFVAMVIVTLI from the coding sequence ATGTCAGAAACAAGGGGTTTGTCAGAAGCTGTCATGAAGGACAGTAAAGCCGCCCTTCAATCGGATATACCGGAAACAACAGCTTGGAAGGACTTTCTCGCTCTTATAAAAGTGGGGATTGTCAATTCAAATATAATAACAGCTTTTACCGGTGTATGGTTAGCCCTTCATTTTTCGGGGCTAAGCTTTTTAAGTAATCTTGATGTAGTATTTTATACACTTGCCGGATCCGCGCTCATCATGGCGGGATCGTGCAGTTTCAATAATTATTATGACCGGGATATAGATCATTTAATGGAAAGAACGAAAAACCGGCCAACGGTAACCGGAAAAGTTCAGCCTTCGAAGGTTTTGGCGTTAAGCTTCGGCTTAATCGCTGCAGGGTTGATTTTACTGGCCTTGACTAATATGACCACGGCCTTGCTTGGTGCATTTGGCGTCTTCGCCTATGTTGTTTTATATACCATGGTATTTAAACGGAGATTCGTATCCAATACGATCATAGGCAGCATATCGGGAGCGGTTCCTCCGCTTATTGGCTGGGCTGCCGTCGATCCGGGCCTTGATACGATCGCTTGGGTTTTGTTTGCGATCATGTTCCTATGGCAGCCGCCCCATTTCTATGCACTTGCGATGAGGCGTGTCGAAGAGTATCGTGCAGCGGGTGTTCCAATGCTTCCGGTCGTAAAGGGGTTCAAGGCTGCAAAACGATCAATTATGTTATGGATCATCTGTTTAATGTTCATTCCTTTCTTCCTGATTCCATTAGGAATTCCTCTAGTCATTTTGGCAGCTTTATTAAGTACAGGCTGGCTTATTTTGGGAATTAACGGGTATAGAAAGAAAGATGATGTTAAATGGGCAACATCCATGTTTGTATATTCTCTAAATTATATGACCATTTTATTTGTAGCGATGGTTATTGTCACACTTATCTAG